One window of Elusimicrobiota bacterium genomic DNA carries:
- a CDS encoding class I SAM-dependent methyltransferase, which yields MTTSAPRFQPELSDQDKRPTRCPACGCDGPEKASPSNEDGFELLTCPDCGFGRTWPPVPGDEIGKWYPEQYYGKENVRFNPVFEALVRWFRKRRAAVLYNRVPRGPVLDVGCGRGMMLSYMRELGYEAHGLELSETAAHHARRVLKLEVATGDFLTSPHEKSRYNAVIFCHTLEHFANPVAAVARAHELLKPGGVLFIAVPNYGSWQARLFGGNWFHVDAPRHYFHFTVKSLEAILARHRFRVVQLDHYSFEQNPYGLLQSVFNAAGFRFNLLYSLLKNSTARTDTAVRYPFQTAAHAALLPFLVPLVVAATALETLFKSGGTFEMYAFKE from the coding sequence GTGACGACTTCCGCCCCTCGCTTCCAGCCCGAGCTCTCCGACCAGGACAAGCGCCCCACGCGCTGCCCGGCCTGCGGCTGCGACGGCCCGGAGAAGGCCTCCCCGTCCAACGAGGACGGGTTCGAGCTGCTCACCTGCCCGGACTGCGGCTTCGGCCGCACCTGGCCGCCGGTCCCGGGAGACGAGATCGGGAAGTGGTATCCCGAGCAGTACTACGGCAAGGAGAACGTCCGCTTCAACCCGGTCTTCGAGGCCCTGGTGCGGTGGTTCCGCAAGCGCCGCGCCGCCGTCCTCTACAACCGGGTCCCCCGCGGCCCGGTGCTCGACGTCGGCTGCGGACGCGGCATGATGCTCTCCTACATGCGCGAGCTCGGCTATGAGGCCCACGGCCTCGAGCTCAGCGAGACCGCGGCCCACCACGCGCGCCGCGTCCTCAAGCTCGAGGTGGCGACCGGCGATTTCCTCACGTCCCCCCACGAGAAGAGCCGCTACAACGCGGTGATCTTCTGCCACACGCTCGAGCACTTCGCGAACCCCGTCGCCGCGGTCGCGCGCGCGCACGAGCTGCTCAAGCCGGGCGGAGTCCTCTTCATCGCGGTCCCGAACTACGGGAGCTGGCAGGCCCGGCTTTTCGGCGGCAACTGGTTCCACGTGGACGCTCCCCGCCACTACTTCCACTTCACCGTCAAGTCCCTCGAGGCGATCCTCGCGCGCCACCGCTTCCGCGTCGTCCAACTCGACCACTACAGCTTCGAGCAGAACCCCTACGGCCTCCTCCAGTCCGTCTTCAACGCGGCCGGCTTCCGCTTCAACCTGCTCTACTCCCTCCTCAAGAACTCGACGGCCCGGACCGACACGGCCGTGCGCTACCCGTTCCAGACCGCCGCGCACGCCGCCCTTCTCCCCTTCCTGGTCCCGCTCGTCGTCGCCGCGACCGCCCTCGAGACCCTGTTCAAGTCGGGCGGGACCTTCGAGATGTACGCGTTCAAGGAATGA
- a CDS encoding glycosyltransferase family 39 protein, whose amino-acid sequence MIEALLERRGLCLAVVAFLSLLVHAKGLTAPLLDYHFHRQVNTASIARGYWRGALPIAQPRIDWDGGEDRLAATELPVHMWLYGKLWPVGGLGEKWGRLISVAASLFTALLLFAFFDEELGREAAFWGASLFSLLPVEVYFGRTVQPEATALLALVAALFFWSRSLDDGRPWSAWALAVSCAFVAVGLKLPYAHLLVPLAGLTWRKLGRRTLSDWRMYAAGLASMGGVIAWYLHARQGVYVVPTHAGEYTNLLDYSRILYFIQFQIFSRFPEVVMTYAGVVFLAVGARRILWEKRDAFWISWFFGVVLHLFAMSGYSHSHEYTALPLAPVAAGLIGAGVARLREKAAAAKNRSFALAGVALLLVAIPAHSALRISHWYRQGFDYALGAAKAADAVSEKGDLFYTNCQAPSVLLYYLDRRGWSGELDMQEPAAAEAAVDEHAAKGARFVASEKRGLFAEPDGSMWKRFRGRGKPVWDDGKLVIFPLAPGR is encoded by the coding sequence ATGATCGAGGCTCTCCTCGAACGGCGAGGGCTTTGCCTGGCCGTCGTCGCGTTCCTGTCCCTCCTCGTCCACGCGAAAGGCCTCACCGCCCCGCTCCTCGATTACCACTTCCACCGCCAGGTCAACACCGCCTCGATCGCCCGCGGCTATTGGCGCGGCGCGCTCCCGATCGCCCAGCCCCGCATCGATTGGGACGGCGGAGAGGACCGCCTCGCCGCGACGGAGCTCCCGGTCCACATGTGGCTCTACGGTAAGCTCTGGCCGGTCGGCGGCCTCGGCGAGAAATGGGGCCGGCTCATCTCCGTCGCCGCGTCCCTTTTCACCGCCCTTCTCCTCTTCGCCTTCTTCGACGAAGAACTCGGGCGGGAAGCCGCCTTCTGGGGAGCCTCCCTCTTCTCCCTTCTGCCGGTCGAGGTCTACTTCGGCCGCACCGTCCAGCCCGAGGCGACCGCGCTCCTCGCCCTGGTCGCCGCCCTCTTCTTCTGGAGCCGCTCTCTCGATGACGGCCGTCCCTGGAGCGCCTGGGCGCTCGCCGTGTCCTGCGCGTTCGTCGCGGTCGGCCTCAAGCTCCCGTACGCGCACCTCCTCGTCCCCCTCGCGGGCCTGACCTGGCGGAAGCTCGGACGCCGGACCCTCTCCGATTGGCGCATGTACGCCGCGGGGCTGGCCTCGATGGGCGGGGTGATCGCTTGGTACCTGCACGCGCGCCAAGGAGTCTACGTCGTTCCCACGCACGCCGGGGAGTACACCAACCTCCTCGATTACTCGCGCATCCTCTACTTCATCCAGTTCCAGATCTTCTCGCGCTTCCCGGAAGTGGTCATGACCTACGCCGGCGTCGTGTTCCTGGCCGTCGGCGCGCGCCGGATCCTTTGGGAGAAGCGCGACGCGTTCTGGATCTCCTGGTTTTTCGGCGTGGTCCTGCATCTCTTCGCGATGTCGGGCTACTCGCACTCCCACGAATACACGGCGCTGCCGCTGGCGCCCGTCGCGGCCGGGCTCATCGGCGCCGGCGTCGCGCGCTTGCGAGAGAAGGCAGCGGCCGCGAAGAACCGGTCCTTCGCGCTCGCGGGCGTGGCCCTCCTGCTCGTCGCGATCCCCGCGCATTCGGCCCTGCGCATCAGCCACTGGTATAGACAGGGTTTCGATTACGCCCTCGGCGCCGCCAAGGCGGCTGACGCCGTCAGCGAGAAGGGAGACCTGTTCTACACCAACTGCCAGGCCCCCTCCGTCCTCCTGTATTATCTCGATCGCCGCGGCTGGTCCGGCGAGCTGGACATGCAGGAGCCGGCGGCCGCCGAGGCCGCCGTCGACGAGCATGCCGCGAAAGGCGCGCGGTTCGTCGCGTCGGAGAAGCGCGGCCTCTTCGCCGAGCCGGACGGCTCGATGTGGAAGCGCTTCCGCGGGCGAGGCAAGCCGGTCTGGGACGACGGCAAGCTCGTGATCTTCCCGCTCGCGCCGGGGCGCTGA
- a CDS encoding trypsin-like peptidase domain-containing protein has translation MLIRLLCVVLALAAASTTVHGLLPDEENTIKVFKSASASVVYVTNVAITQSPYMDEQAIPQGTGSGFVWDRQGHIVTNFHVVQGGNAFLVTLGDQTQLEARLVGSDPTKDIAVLKVEKSHDKLAPVRVAKFEALQVGQKTIAIGNPFGLDHTLTTGVISALGREVQGISGITIRDMIQTDAAINPGNSGGPLLDSDGNLIGMNTMIFSRSGGSAGIGFAVPVSFIARIVPELIKYGKVVRPGMGITILSTGQKYYLIGDRPGVVVNEVSPRGPAAKAGLRGLRRLPGGRVAAGDVIVGVESFPVRDFDDLYNAFDRFKPGDTVSVKIERGGKPLSLPVTLITIE, from the coding sequence ATGCTCATCCGACTCCTCTGCGTCGTTCTCGCCCTGGCGGCCGCCTCGACCACGGTCCACGGCCTCCTCCCCGACGAGGAGAACACGATCAAGGTGTTCAAATCCGCCTCGGCCTCCGTCGTGTACGTCACGAACGTCGCCATCACGCAGAGCCCCTACATGGACGAGCAGGCGATCCCGCAGGGGACCGGCTCGGGGTTCGTGTGGGACCGCCAGGGTCACATCGTCACCAATTTCCACGTCGTGCAGGGCGGCAACGCCTTCCTCGTGACGCTCGGGGACCAGACCCAGCTCGAGGCGCGTCTCGTCGGCTCCGACCCGACGAAGGACATCGCCGTCCTCAAGGTCGAGAAGAGCCACGACAAGCTCGCGCCCGTGCGCGTGGCCAAGTTCGAGGCGCTGCAGGTCGGTCAGAAGACGATCGCCATCGGCAACCCGTTCGGCCTGGACCACACCCTGACGACCGGGGTCATCTCGGCCCTCGGCCGCGAGGTCCAGGGGATCAGCGGCATCACGATCCGGGACATGATCCAGACCGACGCGGCGATCAACCCCGGCAACTCCGGCGGCCCGCTGCTCGACTCGGACGGGAACCTGATCGGCATGAACACGATGATCTTCAGCCGGTCCGGCGGCAGCGCCGGGATCGGCTTCGCCGTCCCCGTGTCGTTCATCGCCCGCATCGTCCCGGAGCTGATCAAGTACGGCAAGGTCGTGCGGCCGGGCATGGGCATCACCATCCTGAGCACCGGCCAGAAGTACTATCTCATCGGGGACCGCCCCGGCGTCGTCGTCAACGAGGTCTCTCCCCGGGGGCCGGCGGCGAAGGCGGGCCTGCGCGGGCTGCGGCGCCTGCCGGGCGGCCGCGTGGCCGCCGGCGACGTCATCGTCGGCGTCGAGTCCTTCCCCGTGCGGGACTTCGACGACCTTTACAACGCGTTCGACCGCTTCAAGCCCGGCGACACGGTGTCGGTGAAGATCGAGCGCGGCGGCAAGCCTCTGTCTTTGCCGGTGACCCTCATCACCATCGAATAG
- a CDS encoding cytochrome ubiquinol oxidase subunit I, which yields MYPVWEVPGLTAGGVLALIATFHILPSHLSVSAMWLNLYLESKAYREERPDLLEFVRKYSRMLLIFAYVFGSITGVGIWFSASAAAPRALSGLIHNYVWGWATEWCFFLIEVAGIFTYYYTFDKVDRKTHLKIGWIFALGSWTTMVVIVGILTFMLTPGRWLVTGGFFDGFFNETYWPQLFLRTTGMFAIAAAYAVAVASRAEDARTRADVIRIASLWGLAGLALGTVCFFWYRASLPEAARATFDALLTPGLKQGMCVPIGLMAAYFAFLRRRPLSVGFAPAVFAIAVLFVSIFSFERGRELIRKPYLMPQFMYSNQIIGGELPAKGVSSETAAINAKGVLRFAPFVPDGLREVSDANRLEAGRMVALIECSACHTLSPKGLRPLPQRVSALGFTDADSLAGFIDSLGSYPYMPPFVGTETEKKALAEYLISIAK from the coding sequence ATGTATCCAGTCTGGGAAGTTCCGGGCCTGACCGCGGGCGGCGTGCTCGCGCTGATCGCGACGTTCCACATACTCCCGTCGCACCTGTCGGTGAGCGCGATGTGGCTCAACCTCTACCTCGAGAGCAAGGCCTACCGCGAGGAGCGCCCCGACCTCCTGGAGTTCGTGCGCAAGTACTCGCGCATGCTCCTGATCTTCGCCTACGTGTTCGGCTCGATCACCGGCGTCGGCATCTGGTTCTCGGCCTCGGCCGCCGCCCCGCGCGCCCTGTCCGGGCTCATCCACAACTACGTCTGGGGCTGGGCGACCGAGTGGTGCTTCTTCCTCATCGAGGTCGCCGGAATCTTCACCTATTACTACACCTTCGACAAGGTCGACCGGAAGACGCACCTCAAGATCGGCTGGATCTTCGCGCTGGGCTCGTGGACGACGATGGTCGTCATCGTCGGCATACTGACCTTCATGCTCACGCCCGGACGCTGGCTCGTCACCGGCGGCTTCTTCGACGGCTTCTTCAACGAGACATACTGGCCCCAGCTCTTCCTGCGCACGACGGGCATGTTCGCGATCGCGGCCGCCTACGCCGTGGCCGTGGCCAGCCGCGCGGAGGACGCGCGGACGCGCGCCGACGTGATCAGGATCGCGTCCCTATGGGGCCTGGCCGGGCTGGCGCTCGGCACCGTATGCTTCTTCTGGTACCGCGCCTCCCTGCCCGAGGCCGCGCGCGCGACCTTCGACGCGCTCCTGACGCCGGGCCTGAAGCAGGGCATGTGCGTCCCCATCGGGCTCATGGCCGCGTACTTCGCCTTCCTGCGCCGGCGGCCGCTGTCGGTCGGCTTCGCGCCCGCGGTGTTCGCGATCGCGGTCCTGTTCGTCTCGATCTTCTCCTTCGAGCGCGGCCGGGAGCTGATCCGCAAGCCCTACTTGATGCCGCAGTTCATGTACTCCAACCAGATCATCGGCGGGGAGCTTCCCGCCAAGGGGGTCTCCTCGGAGACGGCCGCGATCAACGCGAAGGGCGTGCTCCGCTTCGCGCCCTTCGTGCCGGACGGACTGCGCGAGGTGAGCGACGCCAACCGCCTCGAGGCCGGGCGCATGGTGGCGCTGATCGAGTGCAGCGCCTGCCACACGCTCTCGCCCAAAGGCCTGCGGCCGCTGCCGCAGCGGGTGAGCGCGCTCGGCTTCACCGACGCCGACTCCCTGGCCGGCTTCATCGACAGCCTCGGCTCCTATCCGTACATGCCGCCGTTCGTCGGCACGGAGACGGAGAAGAAGGCCCTCGCCGAATACCTGATCTCGATCGCGAAATAG